One window from the genome of Musa acuminata AAA Group cultivar baxijiao chromosome BXJ1-4, Cavendish_Baxijiao_AAA, whole genome shotgun sequence encodes:
- the LOC103982381 gene encoding checkpoint protein hus1, whose protein sequence is MKFKAFLTQDGVNLLDKRFLPALDKHGRICHVYLTPDHAMFLHNLLGGDGVQSVAQFNKDVLFRDYRISSQNAGRIAFAVDVALLHRALRSALTIQAQARDDTAAIQIKLVKKLPAGSRDPAPFLTFETKGRVSAVVQDVPISKPLPRDDVQQLQSALEAAQDLPQTMVQVQDLAQLQSLVDRLRNVGDLLTVAITQYGDLHLQVSTSLITVGSEFRRLRVLGVRADPPIGDRTLSAPTRTEMAIQKGEGASVQVSLKHLAKSLQCHLAKPDSAFYGIAPQGACLTVIFQFFVPGTRLTDKSISFYCRLPVLDPGSGP, encoded by the exons ATGAAGTTCAAGGCATTCCTCACCCAGGACGGCGTCAATCTCCTCGACAAGC GTTTTCTCCCCGCCCTCGACAAGCATGGACGCATTTGCCATGTATACTTGACGCCCGATCACGCCATGTTCCTCCACAACCTCCTCGGTGGCGACGGCGTGCAGTCCGTGGCGCAGTTCAACAAGGACGTCCTCTTCCGAGACTATCGAATCTCCAGCCAGAATGCCGGCCGCATCGCCTTCGCGGTCGATGTTGCCCTCCTACACCGCGCCCTCCGCAGCGCTCTCACCATCCAGGCTCAGGCCCGGGACGACACCGCGGCCATCCAGATCAAGCTCGTGAAGAAGCTCCCCGCGGGCTCGCGCGACCCCGCTCCGTTTCTCACGTTCGAGACAAAGGGGCGGGTCTCCGCTGTGGTGCAGGACGTGCCCATCTCCAAGCCCCTACCCCGGGACGACGTGCAGCAGCTCCAGTCCGCCCTGGAAGCTGCGCAGGACCTACCCCAG ACAATGGTTCAGGTCCAAGATCTTGCTCAGCTACAGAGCTTGGTGGACCGGCTGAGGAATGTTGGAGACCTTCTCACAGTTGCCATTACCCAGTACGGTGACCTTCATCTGCAGGTGTCCACCTCACTTATCACTGTTGGTTCTGAGTTCAGGAGGTTGAGAGTCCTTGGTGTGCGTG CTGATCCACCGATAGGTGATCGAACTTTAAGCGCTCCGACACGTACTGAGATGGCGATTCAGAAGGGCGAAGGAGCCTCGGTG CAAGTGAGCCTGAAGCATCTTGCAAAGAGCTTGCAGTGTCACTTGGCCAAGCCAGACTCCGCCTTCTACG GTATCGCTCCTCAGGGTGCTTGCTTGACCGTGATATTCCAGTTCTTCGTTCCGGGGACACGACTGACAGATAAATCCATCAGCTTCTACTGCAGGCTTCCGGTCCTTGACCCAGGCTCCGGCCCTTGA
- the LOC103982379 gene encoding uncharacterized protein LOC103982379, with translation MASKLVLILVFVVDLIAFGLAVAAEQRRSKATVVIDSEKNYNHCVYDSDIATGYGVGAFLFLLLSQAILMAVSKCFCCGRSLGPGGPRACALLLFLFSWLTFLIAEACLLAGSVRNAHHTRYRNMFFDGNLSCETVRKGVFAAGAAFVLFTAVLSELYYVYYAKAARSSGAPPYGEAPAVGMSSYR, from the exons ATGGCGTCTAAGCTGGTCCTCATCCTCGTCTTCGTGGTCGACCTGATAGCCTTCGGCCTTGCGGTCGCCGCCGAGCAGCGCCGCAGCAAG GCTACGGTCGTTATCGACTCGGAGAAAAACTACAACCACTGCGTCTACGACTCCGACATCGCCACCGGCTACGGCGTCGgcgccttcctcttcctcctcctaagCCAGGCCATCCTCATGGCCGTTAGCAAGTGCTTCTGCTGCGGCCGCTCTCTCGGCCCCGGCGGCCCCCGCGCCTgcgccctcctcctcttcctcttctcctg GCTGACGTTTCTCATAGCGGAGGCGTGCTTGCTCGCCGGGTCGGTGCGTAACGCGCACCACACCCGCTACCGGAACATGTTCTTCGACGGCAACTTGTCGTGCGAGACGGTGCGCAAGGGCGTCTTCGCCGCCGGTGCCGCCTTCGTCCTCTTCACCGCCGTCCTTTCCGAATTGTACTACGTGTACTACGCAAAGGCGGCCCGCAGCTCCGGCGCGCCTCCCTACGGCGAAGCTCCCGCCGTGGGCATGAGCTCATACCGCTAG
- the LOC135581286 gene encoding microtubule-associated protein RP/EB family member 1C-like, giving the protein MATNIGMMDAAYFVGRNEILAWINSTLQLNLSKVEEAASGAVQCQLMDAVHSGIVPMHKVNFDAKSEYEMIQNYKVLQDVFNKLKITKHIEVNKLVKGRPLDNLEFMQWMKRYCDSVNGGVLNNYNALERRDSCKGGKEANKRAAPSQTSVRSSSAVLKTQASHTTKKNDAHAGNASHKATKPDTSVSQAYDEKITELKLFVDSLEKERDFYFGKLRDIEILCQNPEIEHLPIVGAIQKILYATDDSSSVVAEAQAMIAQRQSGSPPLSPILETSEEKPKQETQKRKDICTLEFDMAANSTLSPRQRLSDISDVHCCGSPLTNF; this is encoded by the exons ATGGCGACCAACATAGGGATGATGGATGCGGCTTACTTCGTCGGTCGGAACGAGATCCTGGCGTGGATCAACTCCACCCTACAACTCAATCTCTCGAAGGTCGAAGAG GCGGCGTCGGGGGCGGTGCAGTGTCAGCTGATGGACGCCGTCCACTCAGGGATCGTGCCGATGCACAAAGTCAACTTTGATGCCAAGAGCGAGTACGAGATGATCCAGAATTACAAGGTCCTTCAGGATGTCTTCAACAAACTCAAGATCACTAAG CACATTGAAGTCAACAAACTTGTGAAAGGAAGGCCCCTGGATAATTTGGAGTTCATGCAGTGGATGAAGAGATACTGTGATTCTGTTAATGGCGGTGTCTTGAACAA TTATAACGCTCTGGAGAGAAGAGATTCTTGTAAAGGTGGAAAAGAAGCGAATAAGAGGGCAGCACCTTCTCAAACATCAGTCAGATCTTCGTCTGCTGTCCTTAAAACTCAAGCCTCACATACCACAAAAAAGAATGATGCTCATGCTGGAAATGCATCACATAAAGCCACAAAACCTGATACCTCTGTATCTCAAGCATATGATGAAAAG ATCACAGAGCTGAAGCTTTTTGTGGATAGTCTTGAAAAAGAAAGGGATTTCTACTTTGGTAAACTGAGGGACATCGAGATCTTGTGCCAGAACCCTGAGATTGAGCATCTACCT ATTGTTGGTGCCATTCAGAAGATCCTGTATGCTACAGATGATAGCTCATCTGTTGTGGCAGAAGCACAAGCCATGATAGCGCAGAGACAGAGTGGATCGCCACCGCTCAGCCCAATCCTCGAGACATCTGAAGAAAAACCAAAACAGGAAACACAGAAGAGAAAGGATATCTGTACCCTCGAGTTCGACATGGCAGCCAATTCGACCTTGTCCCCAAGACAGAGGCTTTCCGACATCTCCGATGTGCACTGCTGTGGTTCACCGCTAACAAATTTCTGA